In Mytilus edulis chromosome 4, xbMytEdul2.2, whole genome shotgun sequence, the following proteins share a genomic window:
- the LOC139520756 gene encoding perlucin-like isoform X1 — translation MALNLLLSLFGILVICQNVQADCPNGFTRHDDSCYKAIRIRATWAESTVYCHMFGSELTSIETELENKFVIGMLQNMKGSFNPVKFWLGGSDMAEEGSWVWAKSGQPLTYTNWQHGNPDNGNDGDEHCMDLREDHHWQWGDNNCDEDFYFVCERPLFVGQTVIG, via the exons aTGGCATTAAACTTACTGTTATCCTTATTTGGAATTCTAGTGATTTGCCAAAATG TGCAAGCCGATTGTCCAAATGGATTTACTCGACATGATGACTCATGTTACAAAGCTATCAGAATCCGAGCAACTTGGGCAGAATCAACT GTGTACTGTCATATGTTTGGATCAGAACTGACTTCCATAGAAACTGAGTTAGAAAACAAATTTGTAATAGGCATGCTCCAGAATATGAAAG GATCTTTTAACCCGGTGAAGTTTTGGCTTGGAGGATCTGATATGGCTGAGGAAGGAAGCTGGGTGTGGGCAAAATCTGGCCAACCTTTGACCTATACAAACTGGCAGCACGGAAATCCTGACAATGGGAATGATGGGGACGAGCATTGTATGGATTTGAGAGAGGATCACCATTGGCAATGGGGAGATAACAACTGTGATGAAGATTTCTATTTTGTGTGCGAAAGACC GTTATTTGTTGGTCAAACAGTGATTGGATAA
- the LOC139520756 gene encoding perlucin-like isoform X2, which translates to MRMQADCPNGFTRHDDSCYKAIRIRATWAESTVYCHMFGSELTSIETELENKFVIGMLQNMKGSFNPVKFWLGGSDMAEEGSWVWAKSGQPLTYTNWQHGNPDNGNDGDEHCMDLREDHHWQWGDNNCDEDFYFVCERPLFVGQTVIG; encoded by the exons ATGAGGA TGCAAGCCGATTGTCCAAATGGATTTACTCGACATGATGACTCATGTTACAAAGCTATCAGAATCCGAGCAACTTGGGCAGAATCAACT GTGTACTGTCATATGTTTGGATCAGAACTGACTTCCATAGAAACTGAGTTAGAAAACAAATTTGTAATAGGCATGCTCCAGAATATGAAAG GATCTTTTAACCCGGTGAAGTTTTGGCTTGGAGGATCTGATATGGCTGAGGAAGGAAGCTGGGTGTGGGCAAAATCTGGCCAACCTTTGACCTATACAAACTGGCAGCACGGAAATCCTGACAATGGGAATGATGGGGACGAGCATTGTATGGATTTGAGAGAGGATCACCATTGGCAATGGGGAGATAACAACTGTGATGAAGATTTCTATTTTGTGTGCGAAAGACC GTTATTTGTTGGTCAAACAGTGATTGGATAA
- the LOC139520757 gene encoding potassium voltage-gated channel subfamily B member 1-like yields MENKSRITINVSGLTFKIRRDLLLEKPETYLGHIAMKTCASEEDPDLWIDRPLDSFYAILNFYQTGEFHMPPTTCPNAFKRELDFWRISYTDLEECCLYKYLQFMDDLDKKSKFLQQQAKLELTDDNGKRRVRSQIWRIIDNREKSIGAKIFLFVGISFVLASAVTMSINTLPQHRRFLTPCEMQKFYKDDYNNYVEEEIHFLSVPCNHIRIYDDRIEVQDVDGNFTKPDSLPTFTIKNEAFMMVEYITTVFFTVELLFRLLCCPSLTEYFMSWINLADIISLIAGYMTIVVFAITENHQQIVMKDVLEHLQVLRMLRLVRYCQHFSTIQVLKFSMKQNFRDLLVLLLYLGIGILIFANIIYLVENNPKLNNIPQAWWLGIITMTTVGYGDVTPVTATGKAICGVCAISGVVLISIILPIFVDSFLTLYGIAQLNLTAYRKQSNGVVVNTDNAKVTPQKISTISWN; encoded by the exons ATGGAAAATAAGTCCAGAATCACCATAAATGTTTCAGGTTTAACGTTTAAGATAAGGCGGGATTTATTACTCGAGAAACCAGAAACATACCTAGGACATATAGCTATGAAGACTTGTGCCAGCGAAGAAGATCCTGACCTATGGATAGATAGACCTTTAGATAGTTTCTATGCCATTTTGAATTTCTATCAGACTGGTGAATTCCACATGCCACCAACTACTTGTCCGAATGCCTTTAAAAGAGAACTTGACTTTTGGCGTATCTCTTACACTGATTTAGAGGAATGCTGTCTTTATAAATATCTTCAGTTTATGGATGACTTggacaaaaaatctaaatttttacaACAGCAAGCAAAATTAGAATTAACAGACGACAATGGCAAAAGAAGGGTTCGTTCTCAAATATGGCGCATTATAGATAACCGGGAAAAATCCATAGGAGCGAAG ATATTTCTGTTCGTGGGAATTAGCTTTGTTCTAGCATCTGCCGTTACAATGTCAATCAACACATTGCCACAGCACAGACGATTCCTGACACCTTGTGAAATGCAAAAATTCTACAAGGACGACTATAATAACTACGTAGAAGaagaaattcattttttgtcagtACCCTGTAATCATATAAGAATTTATGATGATCGCATTGAAGTACAAGACGTAGATGGAAATTTTACTAAACCTGATTCCCTGCCaacatttacaattaaaaatgagGCATTTATGATGGTTGAATACATTACAACTGTTTTTTTCACAGTTGAGCTGTTATTTCGCTTACTGTGTTGTCCAAGCCTGACAGAGTATTTTATGTCTTGGATTAATTTAGCAGACATTATTTCCCTTATTGCGGGTTATATGACTATAGTTGTTTTTGCCATAACGGAGAATCACCAGCAAATAGTAATGAAGGATGTATTGGAACATCTGCAAGTCTTACGCATGCTCCGTCTTGTGCGTTATTGTCAACATTTTAGTACAATCCAAGTTCTAAAATTTTCAATGAAACAGAATTTTCGAGATCTCTTGGTACTGCTTTTGTATCTAGGAATAGGTATTTTAATCTTTGCAAACATTATTTACCTAGTTGAGAACAATCCCAAGCTAAATAATATTCCTCAAGCATGGTGGCTCGGGATAATAACCATGACGACGGTGGGATACGGAGATGTTACACCTGTTACTGCGACCGGAAAAGCTATTTGTGGAGTGTGCGCAATAAGTGGGGTTGTTTTAATATCGATTATTCTACCCATCTTCGTTGATTCCTTTCTTACACTTTATGGGATTGCGCAACTCAATTTAACAGCATATCGAAAACAATCAAACGGTGTAGTTGTCAACACAGATAATGCAAAAGTGACGCCACAAAAAATATCAACTATTAGCTGGAACTAA